A window of the Drosophila simulans strain w501 chromosome 2L, Prin_Dsim_3.1, whole genome shotgun sequence genome harbors these coding sequences:
- the LOC6733038 gene encoding sodium/hydrogen exchanger 3 isoform X23 — MSIRTEQDYDSATPALQQQMNLARRACWRIKSSSSESLFKTKASAITTSENQIDAEALPPPRDETKTRIEPQTAPAKRNSSCTSSDWRGMFSKRTLLICALALILGIAQARPNTSAVGVASGKVSQDIVDAVTQLNLGQSAPMDAVDVGLDPTPSVRVPRAEPLKSGDEDAKGDEGHKMERYPLSSVDFARVKTPFIIGIWILSASIAKIGFHMTPKLHLIFPESCLLIVVGVVIGVVLYFCTDVAVSPLTPNTFFFYMLPPIILDAGYFMPNRLFFDNLGTILLMAVVGTIFNIATIGGSLYACGKMGIYGESETPGLMDVFLFASLISAVDPVAVLAVFEEIHVNEILYIVVFGESLLNDAVTVVMYHMMESYNEIGLDKIIAQDIASGVGSFFVVALGGTAIGIIWGFLTGLVTRFTDHVRVIEPIFIFVMAYLAYLNAEIFHMSGILAITFCGITMKNYVESNISQKSHTTVKYALKMLSSSAETIIFMFLGVATVNNMHVWNTWFVVLTIAFCSVFRVIGVILLSALANRFRLHKLSRVDQFVMSYGGLRGAVAFALVLLVDENVVKQKNMFVTTTIAVIYFTVFLQGITIKPLVKILNVKRANKRKPTMNERIHERFMDHLMAGIEDIVGKTGNYNVRDKFKRFDNRFIRPLLIRDLKGAEPKIIETYSKLTMRDAMEVMRRNPSTIGQMTGTESMSALFRNYTNNYIGGRWAPPTIYTTCPSLTNLDNTCSRNLDMAELDYNPSKKDLTDARIHHLLAEELKPYRRHRRLSYSRHAVDDRDLSTQVNYKMQMNFRRMFNDRKHHKRSKRGASNKEAKENVKQNHVSFHDFQQNGTTKQLTNAEECQQNPNEINVVGPSDDWDDGLTFTAKSSLAEHPIPEEDRNLSRESDGERRVATPTATESQLPWKRQGDECTDAVQQNEFPAWASNKEYLAYNSPSATFLGGINKPKQPKSVIGLFRRESSSSKAGSVGIGSTGAMDSAASGSDTMVVPMSSQPSNAPSTSMHNPRLDKRSQSISSSSLGAGAHQLGPDGHSGPFPVTASHRRNVRRGSMLELSGDTIPEESSYQHGHSKSLCEPADSDEWDGAPLSAAGGANSELLMRMSGREPLLPRPSNTPRAQIRRMNAGAVGGAGVTQAGRKNQVTKALLDYEDSETDSDENDDDEDEDFDSYDDENIVVTTFTTPATGRRPGSSPGSGSEANTATTTTTSIRLTRNNDESII; from the exons ATGAGCATCCGCACGGAGCAGGATTACGACAGTGCCACTCCGGCGCTGCAACAACAGATGAATTTGGCCCGAAGAGCTTGCTGGAGGATCAAATCCTCCAGCTCGGAATCCCTCTTCAAGACCAAAGCTTCTGCAATAACCACTAGTGAAAATCAAATCGATGCAGAAGCACTTCCACCACCGAGAGATGAAACCAAAACGAGAATAGAGCCGCAGACAGCGCCCGCAAAACGCAACTCATCCTGCACATCCTCCGACTGGCGGGGGATGTTCAGCAAAAGGACGCTGCTCATCTGCGCCCTGGCCCTGATCCTTGGAATTGCCCAGGCGCGGCCCAACACGAGTGCTGTGGGAGTGGCTTCGGGAAAGGTCAGTCAGGACATTGTGGATGCGGTTACCCAGCTAAAT CTGGGCCAGTCGGCGCCCATGGATGCGGTGGATGTGGGGCTGGATCCAACGCCATCGGTGAGAGTGCCACGTGCCGAGCCATTGAAATCGGGCGACGAGGATGCGAAGGGCGACGAGGGCCACAAAATGGAGCGGTATCCCCTCTCCAGTGTGGACTTCGCCCGGGTAAAGACGCCGTTCATCATTGGAATCTGGATCCTGTCGGCCAGTATAGCTAAAATCG GTTTCCATATGACGCCCAAACTGCACCTAATATTTCCGGAATCGTGCCTGCTGATTGTCGTGGGCGTGGTCATAGGCGTGGTGCTCTATTTCTGCACCGATGTCGCCGTCTCCCCGCTCACTCCAAATACCTTCTTCTTCTACATGCTGCCACCGATTATCCTGGACGCAGGCTACTTTATGCCCAACAGATTGTTCTTCGACAACCTGGGCACCATCCTGCTGATGGCGGTGGTCGGAACCATCTTCAACATAGCTACCATCG GTGGCTCCTTGTACGCCTGCGGAAAGATGGGAATTTACGGGGAAAGCGAGACTCCGGGTCTAATGGACGTGTTTCTCTTTGCCTCACTGATATCCGCCGTGGATCCGGTGGCCGTATTGGCCGTATTCGAGGAGATACACGTGAACGAGATCCTATACATTGTCGTCTTTGGCGAGTCCTTGCTGAACGATGCCGTCACG GTTGTGATGTACCACATGATGGAGTCCTACAATGAGATTGGCTTAGACAAAATCATCGCCCAGGACATCGCCAGCGGTGTGGGTTCCTTCTTCGTGGTTGCACTGGGTGGCACTGCCATAG GCATCATCTGGGGCTTTCTCACGGGCTTGGTGACCCGATTCACCGATCACGTGCGTGTCATAGAAcccattttcatatttgtgaTGGCGTACTTGGCCTATCTCAATGCGGAAATATTCCATATGAGCGGCATTTTAGC CATCACTTTCTGTGGTATCACAATGAAAAACTATGTGGAATCGAATATTTCACAAAAGTCGCATACGACTGTCAAATATGCCTTAAAGATGTTGTCCAGCTCGGCGGAGACCATTATATTTATGTTCCTAGGCGTGGCCACTGTGAACAACATGCACGTATGGAATACGTGGTTTGTGGTGCTGACCATTGCCTTCTGTTCAGTGTTTCGTGTCATTG GCGTCATTTTGCTATCGGCCCTTGCCAATCGCTTCCGTCTGCACAAATTGTCCCGGGTGGATCAGTTTGTGATGTCCTACGGAGGATTGCGTGGTGCTGTGGCCTTTGCCCTGGTGCTGTTGGTGGACGAGAATGTGGTGAAGCAGAAGAACATGTTTGTTACCACCACGATAGCTGTGATTTACTTTACTGTCTTCCTGCAAGGAATCACTATAAAGCCGCTGGTGAAAATCCTTAATGTGAAGCGCGCTAATAAGCGCAAGCCAACCATGAACGAGCGCATTCATGAACGG TTCATGGATCACTTGATGGCTGGAATTGAGGATATAGTGGGCAAGACGGGCAACTACAACGTGCGTGATAAGTTTAAGCGTTTCGACAATCGCTTCATTCGCCCGCTGCTGATCAGAGATCTTAAG GGAGCTGAGCCGAAGATCATCGAGACGTACTCCAAACTGACAATGCGCGATGCTATGGAAGTTATGAGGCGAAATCCATCCACTATTGGCCAGATGACGGGAACCGAGTCGATGAGCGCCCTTTTCCGGAATTATACCAATAACTACATTGGCGGCAGGTGGGCACCGCCAACCATATACACCACCTG TCCCAGTCTGACAAATCTAGACAATACCTGTTCCCGTAATCTGGACATGGCTGAGCTGGATTATAATCCATCCAAGAAGGATCTGACCGATGCCAGGATCCATCATCTTTTGGCCGAAGAACTGAAGCCTTATAGAAGG CACCGTCGTCTTAGTTATAGCCGACACGCAGTAGATGACAGAGATTTGTCCACCCAG GTCAATTACAAGATGCAAATGAACTTCAGGCGGATGTTTAATGATCGAAAACATCACAAACGCAGCAAACGTGGTGCCAGCAACAAG GAGGCCAAGGAGAACGTTAAGCAGAATCATGTCTCGTTCCATGACTTTCAACAGAACGGCACCACTAAGCAGCTCACCAATG CCGAGGAGTGCCAACAGAATCCCAACGAGATCAATGTTGTTGGCCCGAGCGACGATTGGGATGATGGCCTGACCTTCACCGCCAAATCATCAC TGGCCGAACATCCCATTCCCGAGGAGGATCGAAATCTGTCCCGCGAATCCGACGGAGAAAGGCgtgtggccacgcccaccgccacGGAATCCCAGTTGCCGTGGAAAAGACAGGGCGACGAATGCAcggatgcagtgcagcagaACGAGTTTCCCGCTTGGGCCTCCAACAAGGAGTACTTGGCCTACAATTCCCCCAGTGCAACATTCCTAG GTGGTATAAACAAGCCTAAACAGCCCAAGTCCGTCATAGGTCTCTTCCGCCGTGAGAGTTCCAGCTCGAAGGCCGGGAGCGTTGGCATCGGCAGCACAGGAGCCATGGACTCGGCAGCCAGTGGCTCCGACACGATGGTGGTGCCCATGTCCAGCCAACCTTCCAACGCTCCATCGACGTCCATGCACAATCCGCGGCTGGACAAGCGCTCTCAGTcaatctcctccagctcgcTGGGCGCCGGAGCCCATCAGCTAGGTCCGGACGGTCACTCCGGCCCATTTCCGGTTACGGCCAGTCACCGACGTAACGTTCGCAGGGGCTCCATGCTGGAGCTAAGCGG AGACACAATACCAGAGGAGTCGTCGTACCAGCATGGACACTCCAAGTCCTTGTGCGAGCCGGCGGACTCCGATGAATGGGACGGAGCACCGTTGTCCGCAGCCGGCGGAGCGAACAGCGAGCTTTTGATGCGAATGAGCGGTAGGGAACCgctcctgccacgcccatccaACACGCCTCGTGCCCAGATCCGGCGCATGAACGccggggcggtgggcggtgcaGGCGTGACCCAGGCGGGCCGGAAGAACCAGGTGACCAAGGCACTGTTGGACTACGAGGACTCCGAAACCGACTCCGATGAgaacgatgatgatgaggacgaggacttCGATTCCTACGATGACGAAAACATTGTGGTCACCACTTTTACAACACCGGCCACGGGCAGAAGACCGGGATCTAGTCCAGGATCCGGGTCAGAAGCAAACACCGCCACTACCACCACGACAAGCATTCGGCTGACCCGCAACAACGACGAAAGCATCATTTGA
- the LOC6733038 gene encoding sodium/hydrogen exchanger 3 isoform X4: MSIRTEQDYDSATPALQQQMNLARRACWRIKSSSSESLFKTKASAITTSENQIDAEALPPPRDETKTRIEPQTAPAKRNSSCTSSDWRGMFSKRTLLICALALILGIAQARPNTSAVGVASGKVSQDIVDAVTQLNLGQSAPMDAVDVGLDPTPSVRVPRAEPLKSGDEDAKGDEGHKMERYPLSSVDFARVKTPFIIGIWILSASIAKIGFHMTPKLHLIFPESCLLIVVGVVIGVVLYFCTDVAVSPLTPNTFFFYMLPPIILDAGYFMPNRLFFDNLGTILLMAVVGTIFNIATIGGSLYACGKMGIYGESETPGLMDVFLFASLISAVDPVAVLAVFEEIHVNEILYIVVFGESLLNDAVTVVMYHMMESYNEIGLDKIIAQDIASGVGSFFVVALGGTAIGIIWGFLTGLVTRFTDHVRVIEPIFIFVMAYLAYLNAEIFHMSGILAITFCGITMKNYVESNISQKSHTTVKYALKMLSSSAETIIFMFLGVATVNNMHVWNTWFVVLTIAFCSVFRVIGVILLSALANRFRLHKLSRVDQFVMSYGGLRGAVAFALVLLVDENVVKQKNMFVTTTIAVIYFTVFLQGITIKPLVKILNVKRANKRKPTMNERIHERFMDHLMAGIEDIVGKTGNYNVRDKFKRFDNRFIRPLLIRDLKGAEPKIIETYSKLTMRDAMEVMRRNPSTIGQMTGTESMSALFRNYTNNYIGGRWAPPTIYTTCPSLTNLDNTCSRNLDMAELDYNPSKKDLTDARIHHLLAEELKPYRRASIQMHRRLSYSRHAVDDRDLSTQVNYKMQMNFRRMFNDRKHHKRSKRGASNKEAKENVKQNHVSFHDFQQNGTTKQLTNGTESSSNHSRKKSYRKRHTHNSLNKYRRLEIAEECQQNPNEINVVGPSDDWDDGLTFTAKSSPDSDRANNNSLIAHIQNLPGFDASKARIVVQHYAPKADDNPDTDIESPEQAIGPTAAELILPWRRDRSYQSIVAEHPIPEEDRNLSRESDGERRVATPTATESQLPWKRQGDECTDAVQQNEFPAWASNKEYLAYNSPSATFLGGINKPKQPKSVIGLFRRESSSSKAGSVGIGSTGAMDSAASGSDTMVVPMSSQPSNAPSTSMHNPRLDKRSQSISSSSLGAGAHQLGPDGHSGPFPVTASHRRNVRRGSMLELSGDTIPEESSYQHGHSKSLCEPADSDEWDGAPLSAAGGANSELLMRMSGREPLLPRPSNTPRAQIRRMNAGAVGGAGVTQAGRKNQVTKALLDYEDSETDSDENDDDEDEDFDSYDDENIVVTTFTTPATGRRPGSSPGSGSEANTATTTTTSIRLTRNNDESII; this comes from the exons ATGAGCATCCGCACGGAGCAGGATTACGACAGTGCCACTCCGGCGCTGCAACAACAGATGAATTTGGCCCGAAGAGCTTGCTGGAGGATCAAATCCTCCAGCTCGGAATCCCTCTTCAAGACCAAAGCTTCTGCAATAACCACTAGTGAAAATCAAATCGATGCAGAAGCACTTCCACCACCGAGAGATGAAACCAAAACGAGAATAGAGCCGCAGACAGCGCCCGCAAAACGCAACTCATCCTGCACATCCTCCGACTGGCGGGGGATGTTCAGCAAAAGGACGCTGCTCATCTGCGCCCTGGCCCTGATCCTTGGAATTGCCCAGGCGCGGCCCAACACGAGTGCTGTGGGAGTGGCTTCGGGAAAGGTCAGTCAGGACATTGTGGATGCGGTTACCCAGCTAAAT CTGGGCCAGTCGGCGCCCATGGATGCGGTGGATGTGGGGCTGGATCCAACGCCATCGGTGAGAGTGCCACGTGCCGAGCCATTGAAATCGGGCGACGAGGATGCGAAGGGCGACGAGGGCCACAAAATGGAGCGGTATCCCCTCTCCAGTGTGGACTTCGCCCGGGTAAAGACGCCGTTCATCATTGGAATCTGGATCCTGTCGGCCAGTATAGCTAAAATCG GTTTCCATATGACGCCCAAACTGCACCTAATATTTCCGGAATCGTGCCTGCTGATTGTCGTGGGCGTGGTCATAGGCGTGGTGCTCTATTTCTGCACCGATGTCGCCGTCTCCCCGCTCACTCCAAATACCTTCTTCTTCTACATGCTGCCACCGATTATCCTGGACGCAGGCTACTTTATGCCCAACAGATTGTTCTTCGACAACCTGGGCACCATCCTGCTGATGGCGGTGGTCGGAACCATCTTCAACATAGCTACCATCG GTGGCTCCTTGTACGCCTGCGGAAAGATGGGAATTTACGGGGAAAGCGAGACTCCGGGTCTAATGGACGTGTTTCTCTTTGCCTCACTGATATCCGCCGTGGATCCGGTGGCCGTATTGGCCGTATTCGAGGAGATACACGTGAACGAGATCCTATACATTGTCGTCTTTGGCGAGTCCTTGCTGAACGATGCCGTCACG GTTGTGATGTACCACATGATGGAGTCCTACAATGAGATTGGCTTAGACAAAATCATCGCCCAGGACATCGCCAGCGGTGTGGGTTCCTTCTTCGTGGTTGCACTGGGTGGCACTGCCATAG GCATCATCTGGGGCTTTCTCACGGGCTTGGTGACCCGATTCACCGATCACGTGCGTGTCATAGAAcccattttcatatttgtgaTGGCGTACTTGGCCTATCTCAATGCGGAAATATTCCATATGAGCGGCATTTTAGC CATCACTTTCTGTGGTATCACAATGAAAAACTATGTGGAATCGAATATTTCACAAAAGTCGCATACGACTGTCAAATATGCCTTAAAGATGTTGTCCAGCTCGGCGGAGACCATTATATTTATGTTCCTAGGCGTGGCCACTGTGAACAACATGCACGTATGGAATACGTGGTTTGTGGTGCTGACCATTGCCTTCTGTTCAGTGTTTCGTGTCATTG GCGTCATTTTGCTATCGGCCCTTGCCAATCGCTTCCGTCTGCACAAATTGTCCCGGGTGGATCAGTTTGTGATGTCCTACGGAGGATTGCGTGGTGCTGTGGCCTTTGCCCTGGTGCTGTTGGTGGACGAGAATGTGGTGAAGCAGAAGAACATGTTTGTTACCACCACGATAGCTGTGATTTACTTTACTGTCTTCCTGCAAGGAATCACTATAAAGCCGCTGGTGAAAATCCTTAATGTGAAGCGCGCTAATAAGCGCAAGCCAACCATGAACGAGCGCATTCATGAACGG TTCATGGATCACTTGATGGCTGGAATTGAGGATATAGTGGGCAAGACGGGCAACTACAACGTGCGTGATAAGTTTAAGCGTTTCGACAATCGCTTCATTCGCCCGCTGCTGATCAGAGATCTTAAG GGAGCTGAGCCGAAGATCATCGAGACGTACTCCAAACTGACAATGCGCGATGCTATGGAAGTTATGAGGCGAAATCCATCCACTATTGGCCAGATGACGGGAACCGAGTCGATGAGCGCCCTTTTCCGGAATTATACCAATAACTACATTGGCGGCAGGTGGGCACCGCCAACCATATACACCACCTG TCCCAGTCTGACAAATCTAGACAATACCTGTTCCCGTAATCTGGACATGGCTGAGCTGGATTATAATCCATCCAAGAAGGATCTGACCGATGCCAGGATCCATCATCTTTTGGCCGAAGAACTGAAGCCTTATAGAAGG GCCTCAATACAAATG CACCGTCGTCTTAGTTATAGCCGACACGCAGTAGATGACAGAGATTTGTCCACCCAG GTCAATTACAAGATGCAAATGAACTTCAGGCGGATGTTTAATGATCGAAAACATCACAAACGCAGCAAACGTGGTGCCAGCAACAAG GAGGCCAAGGAGAACGTTAAGCAGAATCATGTCTCGTTCCATGACTTTCAACAGAACGGCACCACTAAGCAGCTCACCAATGGTACGGAATCGAGTTCAAACCATTCACGAAAAAAATCTTACAGAAAAAGACATACTCACAATTCACTTAACAAATATCGTAGATTAGAAATAG CCGAGGAGTGCCAACAGAATCCCAACGAGATCAATGTTGTTGGCCCGAGCGACGATTGGGATGATGGCCTGACCTTCACCGCCAAATCATCAC CTGACTCGGATCGTGCCAATAACAATTCCCTGATAGCCCACATCCAAAACCTGCCGGGTTTCGATGCCTCCAAGGCCCGTATCGTCGTCCAGCACTATGCGCCCAAGGCCGACGACAATCCGGACACAGATATAGAGTCCCCGGAACAGGCCATTGGGCCCACGGCCGCCGAATTGATATTGCCGTGGCGGCGGGATCGTTCATACCAGAGCATTG TGGCCGAACATCCCATTCCCGAGGAGGATCGAAATCTGTCCCGCGAATCCGACGGAGAAAGGCgtgtggccacgcccaccgccacGGAATCCCAGTTGCCGTGGAAAAGACAGGGCGACGAATGCAcggatgcagtgcagcagaACGAGTTTCCCGCTTGGGCCTCCAACAAGGAGTACTTGGCCTACAATTCCCCCAGTGCAACATTCCTAG GTGGTATAAACAAGCCTAAACAGCCCAAGTCCGTCATAGGTCTCTTCCGCCGTGAGAGTTCCAGCTCGAAGGCCGGGAGCGTTGGCATCGGCAGCACAGGAGCCATGGACTCGGCAGCCAGTGGCTCCGACACGATGGTGGTGCCCATGTCCAGCCAACCTTCCAACGCTCCATCGACGTCCATGCACAATCCGCGGCTGGACAAGCGCTCTCAGTcaatctcctccagctcgcTGGGCGCCGGAGCCCATCAGCTAGGTCCGGACGGTCACTCCGGCCCATTTCCGGTTACGGCCAGTCACCGACGTAACGTTCGCAGGGGCTCCATGCTGGAGCTAAGCGG AGACACAATACCAGAGGAGTCGTCGTACCAGCATGGACACTCCAAGTCCTTGTGCGAGCCGGCGGACTCCGATGAATGGGACGGAGCACCGTTGTCCGCAGCCGGCGGAGCGAACAGCGAGCTTTTGATGCGAATGAGCGGTAGGGAACCgctcctgccacgcccatccaACACGCCTCGTGCCCAGATCCGGCGCATGAACGccggggcggtgggcggtgcaGGCGTGACCCAGGCGGGCCGGAAGAACCAGGTGACCAAGGCACTGTTGGACTACGAGGACTCCGAAACCGACTCCGATGAgaacgatgatgatgaggacgaggacttCGATTCCTACGATGACGAAAACATTGTGGTCACCACTTTTACAACACCGGCCACGGGCAGAAGACCGGGATCTAGTCCAGGATCCGGGTCAGAAGCAAACACCGCCACTACCACCACGACAAGCATTCGGCTGACCCGCAACAACGACGAAAGCATCATTTGA